One part of the Streptomyces sp. NBC_00286 genome encodes these proteins:
- a CDS encoding TerC family protein, with translation MIEVPLWLWAAFAVTVVVSLAVDLVAHRAAHVIGFKEAAAWSALWVGLALVFGAVVFVVLGTTAGVEYTTAWLLEKSLSVDNLFVFAVIFAYFRVPRAYQHRVLFFGVMGALVFRGIFLTLGVAVVSRFTAVLFAFAAVLFYSTYKLLKGDEEGFDPGKSFALRMLRKIIPVRNEYAGMKFFVKEAGKRVATPLLAVVAAIEAADLVFAVDSVPAVLAVSDDLFIVYTSNAFAILGLRALYFLLAGLLDRFHYLNIGLAIILGFIGVKLALQAAHKTISSSVPEIPSQISLAVIVVVLAASVVLSLRRPVPPQLPHAAQEEAAPRPDTATKNPGPVSSPRAEREQREQRDGPARRADRADDD, from the coding sequence GTGATCGAGGTCCCGCTCTGGTTGTGGGCGGCGTTTGCCGTGACGGTGGTGGTGTCGCTGGCGGTGGACCTGGTGGCTCACCGTGCCGCACACGTCATCGGCTTCAAGGAGGCTGCCGCCTGGAGCGCCCTGTGGGTGGGCCTTGCTCTGGTCTTCGGTGCGGTCGTCTTCGTCGTCCTCGGCACGACGGCCGGTGTCGAGTACACCACCGCGTGGCTCCTGGAGAAGAGCCTGTCGGTGGACAATCTCTTCGTCTTCGCCGTGATCTTCGCCTACTTCAGGGTGCCCCGTGCCTACCAGCACCGTGTCCTGTTCTTCGGTGTGATGGGCGCCCTGGTCTTCCGCGGGATCTTCCTCACCCTCGGCGTCGCCGTGGTCAGTCGCTTCACCGCGGTGCTGTTCGCCTTCGCGGCAGTGCTCTTCTACAGCACGTACAAGCTCCTCAAGGGCGACGAGGAAGGTTTCGATCCCGGCAAGAGCTTCGCCCTGCGGATGCTCCGCAAGATCATCCCTGTGCGGAACGAGTACGCGGGTATGAAGTTCTTCGTCAAGGAGGCCGGGAAACGCGTGGCCACCCCGCTTCTCGCGGTGGTCGCCGCGATCGAGGCGGCCGACCTGGTCTTCGCCGTCGACAGCGTCCCCGCCGTGCTCGCCGTCAGCGACGACCTCTTCATCGTCTACACCAGCAACGCGTTCGCCATTCTGGGCCTGCGTGCCCTGTACTTCCTGCTCGCCGGCCTGCTGGACCGGTTCCACTACCTGAACATCGGCCTCGCGATCATCCTCGGCTTCATCGGGGTCAAGCTGGCCCTCCAGGCGGCCCACAAGACGATCAGCTCCAGCGTCCCGGAAATCCCCTCGCAGATCAGTCTCGCGGTCATCGTCGTCGTGCTGGCCGCATCCGTCGTACTCAGTCTGCGGCGACCTGTCCCTCCCCAGCTGCCCCACGCCGCCCAGGAGGAGGCAGCCCCACGGCCGGACACGGCTACCAAGAACCCCGGACCTGTCAGCTCTCCGCGGGCAGAGCGGGAGCAGCGGGAGCAGCGGGACGGCCCGGCGCGGCGCGCTGATCGCGCGGACGATGACTGA
- a CDS encoding PP2C family protein-serine/threonine phosphatase, producing the protein MSAKNRRLTVLSVLPFAMMGVVAVVDVAVGPSVGLLPLVAVGPAFAPLVGGWRRTAWVGVIALLLCAGLGLYNGLFEARRGYMNLASVLGVTVAGLVAVFMRREREAELDNVRSIAEAAQRVLLKPVPRLAGELRAAVCYMSAVAEARIGGDLYEVVAAPQGVRVIVGDVQGKGLEAVETAAVVLGAFREAALDEADLTQVGRRLERSVDRQLEEEKFVTAILAEMTDRRVTFLNYGHPAPLLVHADGSASLPEPDVYALPLGLGVHGPSQPEPYSADFRPGDQLLLYTDGVIEARDDEGRFFPLTERVHFLKEDDPEAALETLRQALLQHVNGPLQDDAAMLLLRYR; encoded by the coding sequence ATGTCCGCGAAGAACCGTCGGCTGACGGTCCTGTCCGTCCTGCCCTTCGCCATGATGGGCGTGGTCGCGGTGGTGGATGTGGCCGTAGGCCCTTCGGTGGGATTGCTGCCGCTGGTGGCGGTGGGACCGGCCTTCGCCCCGCTCGTCGGAGGTTGGCGACGCACCGCGTGGGTCGGTGTGATCGCGCTGCTGCTCTGTGCCGGCTTGGGCCTGTACAACGGCCTGTTCGAGGCCCGCCGCGGCTATATGAACCTTGCCTCCGTCCTTGGCGTCACAGTGGCGGGACTCGTGGCCGTGTTCATGCGCCGGGAGCGGGAGGCGGAGCTCGACAACGTCCGGTCGATCGCTGAGGCGGCCCAGCGGGTGCTGCTCAAGCCGGTGCCGCGTCTGGCTGGGGAACTACGCGCGGCCGTCTGCTACATGTCCGCCGTCGCGGAGGCGCGTATCGGCGGTGACCTGTACGAAGTGGTCGCCGCCCCGCAGGGCGTGCGCGTGATCGTGGGGGACGTACAGGGGAAGGGGCTCGAAGCGGTGGAGACCGCGGCCGTGGTCCTGGGCGCCTTCCGTGAAGCGGCGCTGGACGAGGCGGACCTCACCCAGGTGGGGCGGAGGCTGGAGCGGTCCGTCGACCGGCAACTGGAGGAGGAGAAGTTCGTCACCGCCATTCTCGCCGAGATGACAGACCGGCGGGTGACGTTCCTGAACTACGGCCACCCAGCACCGCTGCTGGTCCACGCCGACGGTTCCGCGAGTCTTCCCGAGCCGGACGTTTACGCGCTTCCGCTGGGCCTGGGTGTGCACGGCCCGTCCCAGCCGGAGCCGTACTCCGCGGACTTTCGACCAGGAGACCAACTGCTGCTCTACACGGACGGGGTCATCGAGGCACGCGACGACGAAGGACGTTTCTTCCCGCTCACCGAGCGCGTTCACTTCCTCAAGGAGGACGATCCGGAGGCGGCGCTGGAAACCCTGCGACAGGCGCTGCTGCAGCATGTGAACGGACCCCTGCAGGACGACGCCGCCATGCTGCTGCTCCGCTACCGCTGA
- a CDS encoding SulP family inorganic anion transporter produces MFQRVAKEILSGLTVAVVALPLAIAFGITATGTSEGALVGLYGAIFAGFFAAVFGGTPGQVTGPTGPITVVATGVIAEHGLEGAFLAFIMAGAFQILFGLCRLGSLIRYIPHPVVSGFMGGIALIIILGELDQVQSSFLVVAGTIVLMLVSTRVIKSVPASLIALLLITPALQLTDSLLQDVRLGPVPLNTAIDYIGQIPESIPSITVPELSGSLLLALVMPALSIALLGSIDSLLTSVVMDNITGNRHRSNKELIGQGLGNAASGLFGGLASAGATVRSVVNVRSGGRTALSAATHSVILLALVAGLGAVVQYIPLAVLSGILILTAFGMFDWESLRKAHVSPRGDVVVMFATMIITVVVDLTAAVAVGVVLALFVHAVKSRRRKASIAHDGGGTYRIEGPLSFLSVDRVFTTLRDDSSTVSLNLKHVDYIDLSGANALLSFIDHSHKSGVELGIRDLPPHVEDRLFALADEEQRDKLMASVKDRSTETAC; encoded by the coding sequence ATGTTCCAGCGCGTCGCAAAAGAGATTCTTTCCGGCTTGACCGTGGCGGTCGTGGCGTTGCCGTTGGCGATCGCCTTCGGCATCACGGCGACGGGCACCTCCGAGGGTGCGCTCGTCGGACTGTACGGCGCGATCTTCGCCGGATTCTTCGCGGCGGTGTTCGGTGGTACTCCTGGCCAGGTGACCGGCCCGACCGGTCCCATCACCGTCGTCGCCACCGGGGTGATCGCCGAGCACGGGCTCGAGGGCGCGTTCCTTGCGTTCATCATGGCCGGCGCGTTCCAGATCCTGTTCGGGTTGTGCAGGCTCGGATCCCTGATCCGCTACATACCCCACCCCGTGGTATCGGGTTTCATGGGCGGAATCGCACTGATCATCATCCTGGGCGAACTGGACCAGGTGCAGAGCAGTTTCCTGGTGGTGGCGGGCACGATCGTGCTCATGCTCGTATCCACGCGAGTGATCAAGTCGGTCCCGGCGAGTCTGATCGCGCTCCTGCTCATCACCCCGGCCCTGCAGCTCACGGACTCGCTGCTGCAGGATGTGCGCCTCGGGCCGGTCCCGCTGAACACGGCAATCGATTACATAGGCCAGATCCCGGAGTCGATCCCTTCGATCACCGTCCCCGAGCTCAGCGGGTCCCTGCTGCTCGCCCTCGTCATGCCCGCGCTCAGCATCGCCCTGCTGGGCTCCATCGACTCGCTGCTGACCTCGGTCGTCATGGACAACATCACCGGCAACCGGCACCGCAGCAACAAGGAACTGATCGGCCAGGGACTCGGCAACGCCGCCAGCGGACTATTCGGCGGCCTGGCCAGCGCCGGCGCGACCGTCAGGTCCGTGGTCAACGTCAGAAGCGGCGGCCGCACCGCGCTGTCGGCGGCCACGCACAGCGTCATCCTCCTCGCCCTCGTGGCCGGACTCGGGGCCGTCGTGCAGTACATCCCCCTCGCGGTGCTGTCGGGAATCCTGATCCTGACCGCGTTCGGCATGTTCGACTGGGAGAGCCTGCGCAAAGCGCATGTCTCGCCGAGGGGCGACGTCGTCGTGATGTTCGCGACGATGATCATCACCGTTGTCGTCGACCTGACCGCGGCGGTCGCCGTCGGCGTCGTACTGGCGCTGTTCGTGCACGCCGTGAAGTCGCGCCGACGCAAAGCCTCAATCGCGCACGACGGCGGCGGCACCTACCGCATCGAGGGACCGCTGTCGTTCCTGTCCGTCGACCGCGTCTTCACAACACTCCGCGACGACTCGTCGACCGTGTCGCTGAACCTGAAGCACGTCGACTACATCGACCTGTCCGGGGCCAATGCTTTGCTGAGCTTCATCGACCACTCGCACAAGTCCGGCGTCGAACTCGGCATCAGGGACTTGCCACCGCATGTCGAGGACAGGCTGTTCGCGCTCGCGGACGAGGAACAACGCGACAAGCTCATGGCCAGCGTGAAAGACCGTTCCACCGAAACCGCCTGCTGA
- a CDS encoding MerR family transcriptional regulator: MSRTPGVLEKIQIGEVSERTGLFLRTIRHYEDIGVVGPSERSTGGFRLYAEAKVRRLALVRRMRPLGFCLEDVRALLDVLGRLPDAGGPLPESDKEANSFVRAFPDARLDHLLAAHE, translated from the coding sequence GTGAGCCGTACGCCTGGTGTGCTGGAGAAGATCCAGATCGGCGAGGTGTCCGAGCGCACAGGCTTGTTCCTGCGGACGATCCGCCACTACGAGGACATCGGCGTGGTCGGTCCCAGCGAGCGCAGTACGGGCGGCTTCCGCCTCTATGCGGAGGCGAAGGTGCGCAGGCTGGCACTGGTGCGCCGGATGCGCCCGCTCGGCTTCTGCCTGGAGGACGTACGGGCACTGCTGGACGTTTTGGGGCGGCTGCCCGACGCGGGCGGGCCCTTGCCCGAGAGCGACAAGGAGGCCAACTCCTTCGTGCGGGCGTTTCCCGACGCCCGCCTCGACCACCTACTCGCCGCACACGAATAG
- a CDS encoding ribonuclease J produces MSHPHPELKTAPPLPEGGLRVVALGGLGEIGRNMTVFEHAGKLLIVDCGVLFPEETQPGVDVILPDFTSIRDRLDDIVAVVLTHGHEDHIGGVPYLLRERSDIPVVGSKLTLAFLEAKLKEHGIRPRTVRVREGDRRGFGPFDCEFVAVNHSIPDGLAVALRTGAGTVLHTGDFKMDQFPLDDRITDLRAFARLGEEGVDLFLTDSTNAEVPGFTTSERELNPAIEQVMRTAPRRVIVSSFASHVHRIQQVLDAAHQHGRKVAFVGRSMVRNMGIARELGYLKVPSGLVVSTKEMEKLPDHKITLVCTGSQGEPMAALSRMANRDHVIRIGEGDTVLLASSLIPGNENAIYRVINGLTRWGANVVHKGNAKVHVSGHASAGELVYCYNIVKPRNVMPVHGEWRHLRANADLAIRTGVDPDRVVIAEDGVVVDLVDGRASITGKVPAGNVYVDGMEVGGATEASLKDRLTLAAEGVVTVVAIVDADTGALAETPDFLARGFVHDDTTFEPVIPVIEKTLATAAQEGVGDAHQLEQLIARAVANWAFRTHRRRPLIIPVVIDA; encoded by the coding sequence ATGAGTCATCCGCATCCAGAACTGAAAACCGCCCCTCCCCTGCCTGAGGGAGGGCTGCGGGTCGTAGCCCTGGGCGGCCTGGGTGAGATCGGCCGCAACATGACCGTCTTCGAGCACGCCGGCAAGCTGCTCATCGTCGACTGCGGCGTGCTGTTCCCCGAGGAGACCCAGCCCGGGGTGGACGTGATCCTGCCGGACTTCACCTCGATCAGGGACCGCCTGGACGACATCGTGGCCGTGGTGCTGACCCACGGCCACGAGGACCACATCGGGGGCGTGCCCTATCTGCTGCGCGAGCGGTCCGACATTCCCGTCGTGGGCTCGAAGCTGACGCTGGCGTTCCTGGAGGCCAAGCTCAAGGAGCACGGCATCCGCCCGCGCACGGTGCGGGTGCGTGAGGGCGACCGGCGTGGGTTCGGTCCGTTCGACTGCGAGTTCGTCGCGGTCAACCACTCCATCCCGGACGGTCTCGCGGTGGCCCTGCGTACCGGCGCCGGGACGGTGCTGCACACCGGCGACTTCAAGATGGACCAGTTCCCCCTGGACGACCGCATCACCGACCTGCGCGCCTTCGCCCGCCTCGGCGAGGAGGGCGTGGACCTGTTCCTCACCGACTCCACCAACGCCGAGGTACCCGGCTTCACCACCTCTGAGCGCGAACTGAATCCCGCGATCGAACAGGTGATGCGGACCGCCCCGCGCCGGGTGATCGTCTCCAGCTTCGCCAGCCATGTGCACCGCATCCAGCAGGTCCTGGACGCCGCCCACCAGCACGGCCGCAAGGTCGCCTTCGTGGGCCGCTCCATGGTCCGCAACATGGGCATCGCCCGCGAACTCGGATACCTGAAGGTCCCCTCGGGCCTGGTCGTGAGTACCAAGGAAATGGAGAAGCTGCCGGACCACAAGATCACCCTGGTCTGCACCGGATCCCAGGGCGAGCCCATGGCCGCCCTGTCCCGGATGGCCAACCGCGACCACGTGATCCGTATCGGCGAGGGCGACACGGTCCTGCTCGCCAGCTCCCTCATCCCCGGCAACGAGAACGCCATCTACCGGGTGATCAACGGACTGACCCGGTGGGGTGCCAACGTCGTCCACAAGGGCAACGCCAAGGTGCACGTCTCCGGGCACGCGAGCGCCGGTGAGCTCGTGTACTGCTACAACATCGTCAAACCCCGCAACGTCATGCCCGTCCACGGTGAATGGCGCCACCTGCGGGCCAACGCCGACCTGGCCATCCGTACCGGCGTCGATCCCGACCGGGTGGTCATCGCCGAGGACGGAGTCGTCGTCGACCTCGTCGACGGCCGCGCGTCCATTACCGGCAAGGTGCCCGCGGGCAACGTCTACGTGGACGGCATGGAGGTCGGCGGTGCGACGGAGGCATCCCTCAAGGACCGCCTCACCCTCGCCGCGGAAGGCGTCGTCACCGTCGTGGCCATCGTCGACGCCGACACCGGCGCGCTGGCCGAGACCCCCGACTTCCTGGCCCGCGGATTCGTCCACGACGACACCACCTTCGAACCCGTCATCCCGGTGATCGAGAAGACCTTGGCCACCGCGGCCCAGGAAGGCGTCGGCGACGCGCACCAGTTGGAACAGCTCATCGCCCGAGCCGTGGCGAACTGGGCGTTCCGTACCCACCGCCGCAGGCCACTGATCATCCCGGTCGTCATCGACGCCTGA